From a single Hippopotamus amphibius kiboko isolate mHipAmp2 chromosome X, mHipAmp2.hap2, whole genome shotgun sequence genomic region:
- the AIFM1 gene encoding apoptosis-inducing factor 1, mitochondrial isoform X2, with protein sequence MFRCGGLAAGALKQKLAPLVRTVCVRGPRQRNRLPVVQCHHLGFPSRSLASTGASGKDGSNLVYFLIVGATVTGAGVYYAYKTIKDDKKRYNERISGLGLTPEEKQKRATSSAPEEEPVPQVRVPSHVPFLLIGGGTAAFAAARSIRARDPGARVLIVSEDPELPYMRPPLSKELWFSDDPNVTKTLRFKQWNGKERSIYFQPPSFYVSAQDLPHIENGGVAVLTGKKVVQLDVRGNMAKLNDGSQITYEKCLIATGGTPRSLSAIDRAGAEVKSRTTLFRKIGDFRTLEKISREVKSVTIIGGGFLGSELACALGRKAQASGAEVIQLFPEKGNMGKILPEYLSNWTMEKVRREGVKVLPSAIVQSVGVSGGRLLIKLKDGRKVETDHIVAAVGLEPNVELAKTGGLEIDSDFGGFRVNAELQARSNIWVAGDAACFYDIKLGRRRVEHHDHAVVSGRLAGENMTGAAKPYWHQSMFWSDLGPDVGYEAIGLVDSSLPTVGVFAKATAQDNPKSATEQSGTGIRSESETESEASEITLPPSNPAVPQAPAQGEDYGKGVIFYLRDKVVVGIVLWNIFNRMPIARKIIKDGEQHEDLNEVAKLFNIHED encoded by the exons ATGTTCCGGTGTGGAGGCCTGGCGGCGGGTGCTTTGAAGCAGAAGCTGGCGCCCTTGGTGCGGACGGTGTGCGTCCGAGGCCCGAGGCAGAGGAACCGGCTCCCAG TTGTGCAGTGtcatcacctaggattcccttcTAGATCACTAGCGTCTACAGGTGCTTCTGGGAAAGATGGCAGCAACCTAGTATACTTCTTAATTGTAGGAGCAACAGTCACTGGGGCAGGAGTTTATTAT GCCTACAAGACAATAAAAGATGacaaaaaaagatacaatgaaAGAATTTCAGGGTTAGGGCTGACaccagaagaaaaacagaaaagggcCACATCATCTG CTCCAGAAGAAGAGCCAGTTCCTCAAGTCAGAGTACCAAGTCACGTTCCATTCCTGCTCATTGGTGGAGGCACTGCTGCTTTTGCTGCAGCCAGATCCATCCGGGCTCGGGATCCTGGGGCCAGA GTACTGATCGTATCTGAAGATCCTGAGCTGCCATACATGAGACCTCCTCTTTCAAAAGAACTGTGGTTTTCAGATGATCCAAATGTCACAAAGACACTGCGATTCAAACAGTGGAATGGAAAAGAGAGGAG CATATATTTCCAGCCACCTTCTTTCTATGTCTCTGCTCAGGACCTGCCTCACATTGAGAATGGTGGTGTGGCTGTCCTCACTGGAAAGAAG GTAGTACAGCTGGATGTGAGAGGCAACATGGCAAAACTTAACGATGGCTCTCAAATAACCTATGAAAAGTGTTTGATTGCCACAG GAGGCACTCCAAGAAGTCTGTCTGCCATTGATAGGGCTGGAGCAGAGGTGAAGAGTAGAACAACACTTTTCAGAAAG ATTGGAGACTTTAGAACCTTAGAGAAGATTTCCCGCGAAGTCAAGTCAGTTACCATTATCGGtgggggcttccttggtagcGAACTGGCCTGTGCTCTTGGCAGAAAGG CTCAAGCCTCAGGCGCAGAAGTGATTCAACTCTTCCCTGAGAAAGGAAATATGGGAAAGATCCTCCCCGAATACCTCAGCAACTGGACCATGGAAAAAGTCAGACGAG AGGGGGTTAAGGTGCTGCCCAGTGCTATTGTGCAATCAGTTGGAGTCAGCGGTGGCAGGTTACTCATCAAGCTGAAAGATGGCCGGAAG GTAGAAACTGACCACATAGTGGCAGCCGTGGGCCTGGAGCCCAATGTTGAGCTGGCCAAGACTGGCGGACTGGAGATAGACTCTGATTTTGGTGGCTTCCGGGTAAATGCAGAGCTCCAGGCCCGCTCTAACATCTGGGTG GCAGGAGATGCCGCATGTTTCTACGATATAAAGTTGGGTAGGAGGCGGGTAGAGCACCATGATCATGCTGTTGTGAGCGGAAGATTGGCTGGAGAAAATATGACTGGAGCTGCTAAACCGTACTGGCATCAGTCAATGTTCTG gaGTGATTTGGGCCCCGATGTTGGCTATGAAGCTATTGGTCTTGTGGACAGTAGTTTGCCCACAGTCGGTGTTTTTGCAAAAGCAACTGCACAAGACAACCCCAAATCTGCCACAGAGCAGTCAG GGACTGGTATCCGATCAGAGAGTGAGACAGAGTCTGAAGCCTCAGAAATCACTCTTCCTCCCAGCAACCCTGCAGTGCCCCAGGCCCCCGCCCAAGGGGAGGACTACGGCAAAGGTGTCATCTTCTATCTCAGGGACAAAGTGGTAGTGGGGATCGTGCTGTGGAACATCTTCAACCGAATGCCGATAGCAAGGAAG ATCATTAAGGACGGTGAGCAACATGAAGATCTCAACGAAGTAGCCAAGCTCTTCAACATTCATGAAGACTGA
- the AIFM1 gene encoding apoptosis-inducing factor 1, mitochondrial isoform X1 yields the protein MFRCGGLAAGALKQKLAPLVRTVCVRGPRQRNRLPGNLFQRWHVPLELQMARQMASSGASGGKIDNSVLVLIVGLSTIGAGAYAYKTIKDDKKRYNERISGLGLTPEEKQKRATSSAPEEEPVPQVRVPSHVPFLLIGGGTAAFAAARSIRARDPGARVLIVSEDPELPYMRPPLSKELWFSDDPNVTKTLRFKQWNGKERSIYFQPPSFYVSAQDLPHIENGGVAVLTGKKVVQLDVRGNMAKLNDGSQITYEKCLIATGGTPRSLSAIDRAGAEVKSRTTLFRKIGDFRTLEKISREVKSVTIIGGGFLGSELACALGRKAQASGAEVIQLFPEKGNMGKILPEYLSNWTMEKVRREGVKVLPSAIVQSVGVSGGRLLIKLKDGRKVETDHIVAAVGLEPNVELAKTGGLEIDSDFGGFRVNAELQARSNIWVAGDAACFYDIKLGRRRVEHHDHAVVSGRLAGENMTGAAKPYWHQSMFWSDLGPDVGYEAIGLVDSSLPTVGVFAKATAQDNPKSATEQSGTGIRSESETESEASEITLPPSNPAVPQAPAQGEDYGKGVIFYLRDKVVVGIVLWNIFNRMPIARKIIKDGEQHEDLNEVAKLFNIHED from the exons ATGTTCCGGTGTGGAGGCCTGGCGGCGGGTGCTTTGAAGCAGAAGCTGGCGCCCTTGGTGCGGACGGTGTGCGTCCGAGGCCCGAGGCAGAGGAACCGGCTCCCAG GCAACTTGTTCCAGCGATGGCATGTTCCTCTAGAACTCCAGATGGCAAGACAAATGGCTAGCTCTGGTGCATCAGGGGGCAAAATCGATAATTCTGTATTAGTCCTTATTGTGGGCTTATCAACAATAGGAGCTGGTGCATAT GCCTACAAGACAATAAAAGATGacaaaaaaagatacaatgaaAGAATTTCAGGGTTAGGGCTGACaccagaagaaaaacagaaaagggcCACATCATCTG CTCCAGAAGAAGAGCCAGTTCCTCAAGTCAGAGTACCAAGTCACGTTCCATTCCTGCTCATTGGTGGAGGCACTGCTGCTTTTGCTGCAGCCAGATCCATCCGGGCTCGGGATCCTGGGGCCAGA GTACTGATCGTATCTGAAGATCCTGAGCTGCCATACATGAGACCTCCTCTTTCAAAAGAACTGTGGTTTTCAGATGATCCAAATGTCACAAAGACACTGCGATTCAAACAGTGGAATGGAAAAGAGAGGAG CATATATTTCCAGCCACCTTCTTTCTATGTCTCTGCTCAGGACCTGCCTCACATTGAGAATGGTGGTGTGGCTGTCCTCACTGGAAAGAAG GTAGTACAGCTGGATGTGAGAGGCAACATGGCAAAACTTAACGATGGCTCTCAAATAACCTATGAAAAGTGTTTGATTGCCACAG GAGGCACTCCAAGAAGTCTGTCTGCCATTGATAGGGCTGGAGCAGAGGTGAAGAGTAGAACAACACTTTTCAGAAAG ATTGGAGACTTTAGAACCTTAGAGAAGATTTCCCGCGAAGTCAAGTCAGTTACCATTATCGGtgggggcttccttggtagcGAACTGGCCTGTGCTCTTGGCAGAAAGG CTCAAGCCTCAGGCGCAGAAGTGATTCAACTCTTCCCTGAGAAAGGAAATATGGGAAAGATCCTCCCCGAATACCTCAGCAACTGGACCATGGAAAAAGTCAGACGAG AGGGGGTTAAGGTGCTGCCCAGTGCTATTGTGCAATCAGTTGGAGTCAGCGGTGGCAGGTTACTCATCAAGCTGAAAGATGGCCGGAAG GTAGAAACTGACCACATAGTGGCAGCCGTGGGCCTGGAGCCCAATGTTGAGCTGGCCAAGACTGGCGGACTGGAGATAGACTCTGATTTTGGTGGCTTCCGGGTAAATGCAGAGCTCCAGGCCCGCTCTAACATCTGGGTG GCAGGAGATGCCGCATGTTTCTACGATATAAAGTTGGGTAGGAGGCGGGTAGAGCACCATGATCATGCTGTTGTGAGCGGAAGATTGGCTGGAGAAAATATGACTGGAGCTGCTAAACCGTACTGGCATCAGTCAATGTTCTG gaGTGATTTGGGCCCCGATGTTGGCTATGAAGCTATTGGTCTTGTGGACAGTAGTTTGCCCACAGTCGGTGTTTTTGCAAAAGCAACTGCACAAGACAACCCCAAATCTGCCACAGAGCAGTCAG GGACTGGTATCCGATCAGAGAGTGAGACAGAGTCTGAAGCCTCAGAAATCACTCTTCCTCCCAGCAACCCTGCAGTGCCCCAGGCCCCCGCCCAAGGGGAGGACTACGGCAAAGGTGTCATCTTCTATCTCAGGGACAAAGTGGTAGTGGGGATCGTGCTGTGGAACATCTTCAACCGAATGCCGATAGCAAGGAAG ATCATTAAGGACGGTGAGCAACATGAAGATCTCAACGAAGTAGCCAAGCTCTTCAACATTCATGAAGACTGA